One part of the Bacteroidia bacterium genome encodes these proteins:
- the dnaA gene encoding chromosomal replication initiator protein DnaA codes for MTTTHVDIWNECLRIIQEEIAPQSFETWFKPIKPIRIENSVLTIEVPSQFFYEWLEEHYLGMLKRAIHQTLGAEGRLEYSIVIENSVSQSASTIRMPTASHNSSSTTNKSLSNPLNVNRPVPNPFVIPGIRKFEVESNLNANYTFETFIEGDCNRLARAAGYAVANKPGITAYNPLFIFSGVGLGKTHLLQAIGNEIKSNFPRKAVLYVSSERFINQFIEAVRKGTVNDFMNFYQMIDVLLVDDIQFLSGKEKTQENFFHVFNHLRQSGKQIVLASDRPPNEIEGIEERLLSRFKWGLNTSLQVPDYQTRKQILQSKMYQNGIQLPAEVVEYIAHNISSNIRELEGALISLLAQSSLNRREVDIELARSMLQNFVESVSREITIESIQEIVGEHLSIEVEQMKAKTRKRDIVQARQIAMFFAKEMTRHSLKSIGIHFGGRDHSTVIHALQTVNDLVATDKYFKQSVSEIRKRISLELN; via the coding sequence ATGACAACTACACACGTTGACATATGGAATGAGTGTCTGCGAATTATTCAAGAAGAAATCGCACCGCAAAGCTTCGAAACCTGGTTCAAGCCGATCAAACCGATTAGAATCGAAAACAGTGTTTTGACTATAGAAGTGCCAAGTCAATTCTTCTATGAATGGTTGGAAGAGCATTACCTTGGGATGCTCAAGAGAGCCATTCACCAAACACTCGGTGCTGAGGGCAGGCTGGAATATTCCATTGTCATTGAAAACAGCGTTTCGCAATCTGCTTCAACCATTCGGATGCCAACCGCATCCCACAACTCATCCTCTACTACTAATAAATCACTTAGTAATCCTTTGAATGTAAATCGTCCCGTTCCGAATCCCTTTGTAATTCCAGGCATTCGAAAGTTCGAGGTAGAGTCAAATTTGAATGCCAATTATACATTTGAGACATTCATTGAAGGTGATTGCAACCGTCTTGCTCGTGCTGCAGGATATGCAGTAGCAAACAAGCCCGGCATTACCGCTTACAATCCACTCTTTATATTTAGTGGTGTAGGGCTGGGAAAAACTCACTTGCTACAGGCTATTGGAAATGAGATAAAAAGTAACTTTCCAAGAAAGGCCGTTCTGTATGTATCCTCCGAACGTTTTATCAATCAGTTTATCGAGGCTGTCAGAAAAGGAACTGTAAATGATTTCATGAATTTCTACCAAATGATCGATGTCCTATTGGTAGATGATATCCAGTTCCTTTCAGGTAAAGAGAAGACACAGGAAAACTTCTTCCACGTTTTCAACCACTTGCGCCAATCCGGAAAACAAATCGTTTTGGCTTCCGATAGACCCCCTAATGAAATTGAAGGAATCGAAGAGAGACTTCTCTCCAGATTTAAGTGGGGCCTAAACACCAGTCTTCAGGTACCTGATTATCAAACCCGCAAACAGATCTTACAAAGCAAGATGTATCAGAATGGTATCCAACTTCCTGCAGAGGTTGTTGAATACATAGCACACAACATTAGCTCGAATATCCGCGAATTGGAAGGTGCCCTGATCAGTCTACTTGCACAAAGCTCTCTCAATAGAAGAGAGGTTGACATCGAACTCGCTAGATCAATGCTCCAAAACTTTGTAGAAAGTGTGAGCAGAGAGATCACCATAGAATCCATTCAGGAAATCGTTGGAGAACATCTGTCAATTGAAGTTGAGCAAATGAAAGCCAAGACCCGTAAAAGGGACATTGTTCAGGCCAGACAGATAGCCATGTTCTTCGCTAAAGAGATGACCCGCCACTCTCTGAAATCGATCGGCATTCATTTTGGAGGAAGAGACCATTCTACAGTAATCCATGCTCTGCAAACAGTAAATGACCTTGTTGCAACGGATAAATACTTTAAGCAAAGTGTATCAGAAATTCGTAAGAGAATTTCTTTGGAATTGAACTAA